In a single window of the Gossypium hirsutum isolate 1008001.06 chromosome A13, Gossypium_hirsutum_v2.1, whole genome shotgun sequence genome:
- the LOC107949289 gene encoding zinc finger BED domain-containing protein DAYSLEEPER-like isoform X1, protein MKRRMQALYKKRELENGGEDKTFELDKYLAEANEELVEDFDILLWWKVNSLRFPTLSKMTRDVLAIPVSTVASESVFSTEGRVFDQYRSSLTPKIVQALVCSQDWIRKSSSQEDIKKIVEQIQELDKIENECIRAYPKFMSFRELKGLMQMEIFWREEMDTNGEY, encoded by the exons atgaaaaggcgAATGCAAGCTTTGTATAAAAAGCGTGAGTTGGAAAATGGTGGTGAGGATAAAACATTTGAGTTGGATAAATATCTAGCTGAGGCTAATGAGGAACTTGttgaagattttgatattttattgtggTGGAAAGTGAACAGCCTTAGATTTCCCACTCTTTCAAAAATGACCAGAGATGTGTTAGCTATACCAGTTTCTACGGTTGCTTCAGAATCTGTATTTAGCACCGAGGGACGTGTGTTTGATCAATATAGGAgttctttaactcctaaaattgtaCAAGCTCTTGTGTGTAGTCAAGATTGGATTCGAAAATCATCATCACAAGAAGACATCAAAAAGATTGTAGAACAAATCCAAGAGCTTGACAAGattgaaaatg AATGCATCAGAGCCTACCCTAAATTCATGAGCTTTCGTGAGTTGAAGG GTTTAATGCAAATGGAGATATTTTGGAGAGAAGAAATGGATACAAATGGAGAATATTAA
- the LOC107949289 gene encoding zinc finger BED domain-containing protein DAYSLEEPER-like isoform X2 has translation MKRRMQALYKKRELENGGEDKTFELDKYLAEANEELVEDFDILLWWKVNSLRFPTLSKMTRDVLAIPVSTVASESVFSTEGRVFDQYRSSLTPKIVQALVCSQDWIRKSSSQEDIKKIVEQIQELDKIENGLMQMEIFWREEMDTNGEY, from the exons atgaaaaggcgAATGCAAGCTTTGTATAAAAAGCGTGAGTTGGAAAATGGTGGTGAGGATAAAACATTTGAGTTGGATAAATATCTAGCTGAGGCTAATGAGGAACTTGttgaagattttgatattttattgtggTGGAAAGTGAACAGCCTTAGATTTCCCACTCTTTCAAAAATGACCAGAGATGTGTTAGCTATACCAGTTTCTACGGTTGCTTCAGAATCTGTATTTAGCACCGAGGGACGTGTGTTTGATCAATATAGGAgttctttaactcctaaaattgtaCAAGCTCTTGTGTGTAGTCAAGATTGGATTCGAAAATCATCATCACAAGAAGACATCAAAAAGATTGTAGAACAAATCCAAGAGCTTGACAAGattgaaaatg GTTTAATGCAAATGGAGATATTTTGGAGAGAAGAAATGGATACAAATGGAGAATATTAA
- the LOC107948432 gene encoding uncharacterized protein has translation MGQVLDKFHGKEWRKRQIRKISDKVFERVKNQSGRATLTFEDLYIAVLLVYNDINKRLPGPHFDPPSKDQIRSMMQECDLNLDGQINHDEFVKFIQKLTTDTLVVVSQGLLVTLVVAPTVAMATKKATEGVPGVGKVVQKLPNSIYASLVTLAIVWFQTSREGIE, from the exons ATGGGACAAGTCCTAGACAAATTCCATG GGAAGGAATGGAGAAAGAGACAGATTAGGAAAATCAGTGATAAGGTTTTTGAGCGTGTCAAAAATCAATCAGGAAGAGCTACTTTGACATTTGAAGATCTATATATCGCTGTCTTGCTGGTGTATAA TGATATTAATAAGCGTTTGCCTGGGCCGCACTTTGATCCACCCTCTAAGGACCAAATCAGATCAATGATGCAG GAGTGTGACTTGAACCTTGACGGACAAATCAACCATGATGAATTTGTGAAATTCATTCAGAAGCTTACAACCGACACGTTGGTTGTCGTTAGTCAGGGACTGCTTGTCACTTTGGTTGTCGCTCCAACTGTAGCTATGGCGACAAAGAAGGCGACTGAGGGTGTTCCCGGTGTTGGAAAAGTGGTTCAAAAGTTGCCCAATTCAATTTATGCATCTCTTGTCACCCTTGCAATTGTTTGGTTTCAAACATCGCGCGAAGGGATTGAGTAG